In the genome of Streptomyces sp. SAI-127, the window CGCCCCTACCAGCGCGAGCGAACCGCCGGCCGGGATCGTCAGGTCGACATCCCTCAGGACCGGCTCCTCGCTGCCGGGATAGCTGAACGTCAGTCCCTGTACGGTCACCGGGTACGGCGCGCTGTCCGCCGCGGCGACGGCCGTGTCGCCCACCAGCCGGTCCTCCGCGGCCTCCCCCAGTACCCCGACCAGCCGGGTCAGGCTCGCGCCCGACTTCTGCGCCTCGTCGAAGGTGAACATGATGGAGCCCAGCGGGGTGAACAGCCGGTGGAACATCAGCGGGGCCGCCGAGACCTCGCCCAGGCTGGCGGCATCGGCCTCCAGCAGGGCGTAGCCCACGACGATGATCAGGACCAGTCCGATGAACTCGGCGCGGTTCTCCCTGCCGACGAACCGGCCGAAGAACCGGAACACCTCGATGCCGAGTTCGCGCACCCGCCACGACTCCCCGGTGACCTTCTCGCGGAAGGCGCCTTCGAGGCGGTACGCCCGGACCGTGTCGATCCCGTTCAGACCACTCATCAACGCCTGCGCGCGGTCGGCCTGAGCCACCCGCTGCTTGCGGTAGAGCGGGGCGGACCGGGGCAGGTACCAGCGCAGGGCCAGCGCATACGCGGGCAGCGCGCCGGCGCCCGCCAGGCCGAGCCGCCAGTCCAGGCCGAACATGCCGGCCGTGGCGATGACGACCAGCACGCCCGCCGAGAACACCGTGGGCACGGCCGTCCGGATGCCCTTGGAGATCACGGCCACGTCGTCGCCGACCCTGGACAGCACGTCCCCGCGGCCGACCTGCTCGATGCGTGCGCTCGGCATCCCGAGCACCGCCCGTACGGCGCCTTCCCGCAGCCGCGCCAGCAGGTCGGCGCCCAGCCGCCCGATCAGGTAGGTCGACACCGCGGTGGCCGCCGCGCCGAGCAGCGCGGCCGCCACCATCCACACCCCGACCGTGAGCAGGACCGAGCGGGACTCGCCCTCGACGACCGCGTCGACCACCCGACCGAGCAGGAGCACGGGGAGCACCTGGAGCGCGGCCCCGGCCACCGTGGTGAGCACGGTGGCGACCGTCAGCCAGGGCACCTCGCGGCAGTGCGCCGCGACCCATCGGCCGGCCTCGTGTCCGGTCGCCGTGCGCAGGGTCGCCGGGGCGACGCGCGTGTCGGTGGCGCTCACACCTACCCGGCCGACTTGACGAGCTCGTCGATCGCGTACGGCATGGACAGCAGGGTGCCCTGGGAAATGGCCGCGCCGACCGCCGGGCCCTCACTGTCCAGCAGGTACGACACCTTGCCCTTCTTCACGGCGTCCAGATTGGCGAACAGCTTGAACTTCTTCAGGGCTTCCGTGTCCGCCTTGTCGTTGATGACGAAGATGTGGTCGACGTCGATCAGGTCGATGCGCTCGGGCGAGAGCTTGGTGTAGAAGCTGCCGTCCGCGACCTTGTCGATCTCGGTCTGGTACGTGAAGCCGATGCCCGTCACCAGCCGTCCGCGCACGTCGGTGGAGGTGAACGGCGCCACGGAGTTCTCGTACCAGGACAGCGCGACGGCCTTCTGGTCGGCGAACTCGGGGTGCGCCTTCTTGGCCGCGTCGAGTTGGCCCTGGATGTCCGCCACCATCTTCTCGCCCTCCTCGGCCTTGCCGAGCGCCTTGGCGATGTGCAGCGCGTTGTCCTGCCAGGGCGCGCTGAACGGCTCCTTCTCGGCCTTGGTACGGCCCACCGTCGGGGCGATCCGGGAGAGCTTGTCGTAGGCGGCCTGGTCGATCTCGGAGTAGACCGCGATGATCAGGTCGGGCCGAAGGGCGGCGATCTTCTCGTAGTTGGGGCCGGAGTCACCGTTGGCCATGATGACCTCGGGCTTGGTGTCGCCCCACTTGTCCTTCACCCAGGGCCACTGGGTGTTGATGTCGGGGGACTTGCCCGCCGGGTTCGGGTACTGGTCGACCATGCCGACCGGCTTGATGCCGAACGCCAGGATGGTCTGGTCGTCCGTGTAGCCGACGGAGACGACCCGCTCGGGAGCCTTGGTGACCTCGGTGGTTCCGAACGCGTGCTCCACGGTGACCGGGAATGCGCCGGCGGCGGCGGTTGTGGTGCTGTCGCCGGCCTTGTTCGAGTCGGACGAGTCGGAACCGCATCCCGCGAGGAGGCCGACGCCAAGGGCCGCGGCGGACAAGATGGCCGCCAGCCGCCGCCGGGATCTCTTGAGCGTCGTTCGATGGAGGAGCATTCGAAATCCCTTGCTTTCGCGCTGTCCACTGCGCCCCCGTCTAAGGGCAGGCAAACCTTACCGTGCGCAGGTGAGGTAAGCCTAGCCTAACTTGTATAACTTCACGAGGAATCAGTCCAGTTGGACGTGTGTACGGCCGATCGGCACGATGAGCGGCCGGTCGCCCACCGGATCGTCGATCACCTTGGCGCGCAGGCCGAACGCCTCGTGCAGCAACTCCGCGGTGATCACGTCGCGCGGGTGCCCCTGCGCCAGGATCGCCCCCTCCCTCATCACCACGAGGTTGTCGCTGTAGCGCGTGGCCAGATTGAGGTCGTGCAGCACCATGACCACGGTGCACCCCGACTCGTGCAGGTCGTCCACCAGGTCGAGCACGTCGATCGCGTGGGCCAGGTCCAGGTAGGTGGTCGGCTCGTCGAGGAGCAGCAGGTCGGTTCCCTGAGCCAGCGTCATCGAGATCCAGACGCGCTGACGCTGTCCGCCGGACAGCGAGTCGACCGGACGGTCGGCCAGGTCGGACACCCCGGTCATGGCCAGCGCCCGCTCCACGACGGCGGCGTCGTCCGACGACCACTGCCGCAGCCAACTCTGGTGCGGATGACGGCCCCTGGCGACCAGGTCGGACACCGTCAGCCCCTCCGGCGCGACCGGTGCCTGCGGCAGCAGGCCGAGCTTCTTCGCCACGTCCCTGGTCCTGAGCTTGACGATGTCGTCGCCGTCCAGCACCACCGTTCCCCTGGTCGGCTTGAGCAGCCGGGACAGGGTCCGCAACAGGGTGGACTTCCCGCAGCCGTTGGGCCCGATGATCGTGGTGATCACCCCGGGCGGGATAGCCACGTCGAGACCGTTGATGACCATCCGGCCGCCGTACCCGACCGTGACGCCTCTGGCTGCCAGCCGCGAGGCGTCACGGACCCCGGACTCGATCTCGGTGATGTACTGAGCGGCCACGGGATCCCCCTGCATTAGGTCTGCCTAACTTTTGTACCAGCTATCGGAGGTTCGCCCGCACCAGCAGATAGACGAGGAAGGGGCCGCCGATCGCGGCGGTGACCACGCCGACCGGGAGACTGATCGGCAGCGCCGTGCGCGCGACCAGGTCCGCGCCGATCAGCAGCAGCGCTCCCACCAGGCCGGAGGCCACCATCGGCGGCGTCGGGCACCGCGCCAGACGCATCGCCACCTGCGGCGCCACCAGCGCGACGAACGGGACCGGGCCCGCCGCGCTCACCGCCACCG includes:
- a CDS encoding ABC transporter ATP-binding protein, whose protein sequence is MSATDTRVAPATLRTATGHEAGRWVAAHCREVPWLTVATVLTTVAGAALQVLPVLLLGRVVDAVVEGESRSVLLTVGVWMVAAALLGAAATAVSTYLIGRLGADLLARLREGAVRAVLGMPSARIEQVGRGDVLSRVGDDVAVISKGIRTAVPTVFSAGVLVVIATAGMFGLDWRLGLAGAGALPAYALALRWYLPRSAPLYRKQRVAQADRAQALMSGLNGIDTVRAYRLEGAFREKVTGESWRVRELGIEVFRFFGRFVGRENRAEFIGLVLIIVVGYALLEADAASLGEVSAAPLMFHRLFTPLGSIMFTFDEAQKSGASLTRLVGVLGEAAEDRLVGDTAVAAADSAPYPVTVQGLTFSYPGSEEPVLRDVDLTIPAGGSLALVGATGAGKTTLAALIAGIGTPQAGSVRVGPTDLAGLDEAGARALVSILTQETHVFSGSLADDLRLAAPEATDAELMEALRTVGAEAWVDALPDKLNTLVGEGGERLDVTKIAQIALARLVLGRSPVVVLDESTAEAGSEGAAALERAVVAACAGRTTLFVAHRLTQAMAADRIAVLDAGRVVEQGTHEELVALGGRYARLWRAWREGS
- a CDS encoding iron-siderophore ABC transporter substrate-binding protein — protein: MLLHRTTLKRSRRRLAAILSAAALGVGLLAGCGSDSSDSNKAGDSTTTAAAGAFPVTVEHAFGTTEVTKAPERVVSVGYTDDQTILAFGIKPVGMVDQYPNPAGKSPDINTQWPWVKDKWGDTKPEVIMANGDSGPNYEKIAALRPDLIIAVYSEIDQAAYDKLSRIAPTVGRTKAEKEPFSAPWQDNALHIAKALGKAEEGEKMVADIQGQLDAAKKAHPEFADQKAVALSWYENSVAPFTSTDVRGRLVTGIGFTYQTEIDKVADGSFYTKLSPERIDLIDVDHIFVINDKADTEALKKFKLFANLDAVKKGKVSYLLDSEGPAVGAAISQGTLLSMPYAIDELVKSAG
- a CDS encoding ABC transporter ATP-binding protein produces the protein MAAQYITEIESGVRDASRLAARGVTVGYGGRMVINGLDVAIPPGVITTIIGPNGCGKSTLLRTLSRLLKPTRGTVVLDGDDIVKLRTRDVAKKLGLLPQAPVAPEGLTVSDLVARGRHPHQSWLRQWSSDDAAVVERALAMTGVSDLADRPVDSLSGGQRQRVWISMTLAQGTDLLLLDEPTTYLDLAHAIDVLDLVDDLHESGCTVVMVLHDLNLATRYSDNLVVMREGAILAQGHPRDVITAELLHEAFGLRAKVIDDPVGDRPLIVPIGRTHVQLD